One genomic segment of Streptomyces sp. TLI_146 includes these proteins:
- a CDS encoding 2-phosphosulfolactate phosphatase, which yields MGFAEQVDAALAVGRRAVSEGSPWSLSPAALRRAPFTPRLVLPSPNGSAIAAAAADSSAVVAASLRNAAAVGQWLGAQGHGTIEHPVGVIAAGERWPDGSLRPALEDLLGAGAVIAALLECGGEAPSPEAAMAAAAFTGTPDPRAAVAAGSSGRELGEAGFADDVAIATELDVSRVVPVLTSGAFAGAS from the coding sequence GTGGGCTTCGCCGAGCAGGTGGACGCCGCTTTGGCGGTGGGGCGTCGTGCGGTGTCCGAGGGTTCGCCGTGGTCGCTGTCTCCGGCTGCGTTGCGACGTGCTCCGTTTACTCCGCGGCTGGTGCTGCCGTCCCCCAACGGGTCGGCGATCGCTGCCGCAGCCGCCGATAGCTCCGCCGTGGTTGCCGCCTCTCTGAGGAATGCGGCCGCCGTCGGGCAGTGGCTCGGCGCTCAGGGGCACGGGACCATCGAGCATCCTGTGGGAGTGATCGCCGCCGGTGAGCGCTGGCCCGATGGCAGTCTTCGCCCGGCGCTCGAAGACCTGCTCGGTGCCGGAGCAGTGATCGCCGCGCTACTGGAATGCGGTGGTGAGGCGCCCTCACCGGAAGCCGCAATGGCGGCGGCGGCCTTCACCGGCACCCCGGATCCCAGAGCTGCTGTCGCGGCCGGCTCGTCCGGGCGCGAGCTCGGTGAGGCTGGGTTTGCCGATGACGTTGCTATCGCCACGGAGTTGGACGTCAGCCGTGTGGTGCCGGTGCTGACTAGCGGCGCCTTCGCCGGCGCCAGCTGA